In the genome of Hydra vulgaris chromosome 06, alternate assembly HydraT2T_AEP, the window CTAAAGAGAGTGACCAATCCCAAATAACTAAGTATCGCCCCATCTCTATGctctctgtattttcaaaaatcctaGAAAGAATTATGTGCAACAGAATATATAAACACCTTGACAAAAATAACCTGCTCTATgttaatcaatttggttttaaaaaggatagctcAACATAGTatgcaattatccaatttgCAAATGAAATTTCAGaatcttttaaacaatcaaaatatacattaggtatttttatcGACCTATCAAAGACCTTTGATACGGTTGACCATCACATCCTTCTCGAAAAACTGAAATACTATGGAGTAAATAACCAATTGTTAGGTGGTtaacaaacagaaaacaatttgttgttgGTAATGACAACTATCACaacaattgttttaatataacctgtggagttccaAAAGATTCAATCCTCAAAAccctcctttttttaatttatataaacgatctaAATAAAGCAACTAATCTGATGAGCAtcatgttcgctgatgatactaatttattcatCTTTTAGAGTATTTTAAGCGAACTTTTTGCCAccaacttttatttaaacttttaaacaccaatttaaacttttttctcacTGGTTCCAATccaataaattaacattaaatactGGCTAAACTAAATGGACTCTCTTTCAGTCgcttaggaaaaaaaatttttaccctTAAACTTGCCCcaaatctttattgatgaaattgaaataaaaagagactctgttattaaattcttaggtgtttatctcgatGAGAACATTACTTGGAATTAACATATAATTTATGCACTTACATAATTTATGTATGCACTAAAGTTGCTATACACAATGGAGTTTTATACAAAGATTAAAGTTGTCTTTAGTTTTtcttattgcaataaaaaaaacttaaggcaactttatttctcatttattcactGCTACATAAACTacgctaatattgcctggggaaggactgaaaaaagtaaatttattgctATCAGAAACGAGCCTTTATTGCTATCAGAAACGAGCTATCAGAAACTATCAGAAACGAGCTATCAGAAACTGCTATCAGAAACGAGCCTTTATTGCTATCAGAAACGAGCAATTCGCATAATTAACTTAActgatcgtttttctcattgtaaaccatattttattgaaatgaaaattttaaatatatttgaactcaacgttttgaaaattttatgctttgtttatatgtggaaaaacaatcTATCCCCAGTCTTTTAAGATCTTTTCAGTTTAAAACCCAGCAACAAAtacactcttaaaaaaaatactattttaacgaacctttttgtcaaacaaattttaatcaattttgtctcGCCTATCGTGCACTGCACCTAtgaaataaacttgttttaccaaattttgattttgaatgaccaaattctttttatttttttaaaaacaaaatgaaaaatttaattttttccctTGATAACATTATACAGtattactaattaatttatctattatttaactttaagaGTCAGCCAGAACCCGAACCACCAGTAACAAGCaacccaaaaaaatttaaaataatcccAAACCTCAGATCTTCTAAATGTGCTGACGTCTTTGAAAGTAgccatgttttatttttactttttatttactttttatttttttgaaaacgtaAATAAACAGTGGTCAAACGGTTACTGTTCGTTTAATTTTTAACTGGAAAAAAACTGACACATTCTGAATTGCAATAGTTTTACACGTGACGTtattctgtttgtttttttagagtGGTCAGACAAAcactgtttttctaaaatttaaatagctacaaataaatcaaaaaggAAAGAGCATTGTTTTCAAAAGatgtaacaaattttaaaacactaatttttacttatatttcaGCTGCATTTATTGAAATGACAGTAAGGGCATTTTTTCTGAAAGTTCGAACTTTTAAGAGAAAAAAGCTCGAACCTGAACGTTGAAATTTTGACTTAAAGTTTGAGCGTTCAAACTCGAACACATTCGAGCTAGCATTACGTGCATACGTATTAGTAATACAAACTCAACCTAAAATTACGGTGAAACTcatgaatttttaatataatataatatttcaatataaatcAATATGAAATATAAACATTTCAGCTAAACTAAAATTATCAATGCGAAAGGTAAGTGTTAATACCATACTAAAACTGAGTTTTACAATTTTGAGAGTTTACTTATTCTAAAATGACGAAATTTCAACACTTAAATCGTTGTACAGCATTATCGTCCACGTCCAAACATTTAACGTGGCTAAAAGGTTAAAGGCAGAATTTTCGGAGTCGAACGCGTCTTCTATACGTAGAGTTTATATACTGTTTAAAGCAGTTAAGACCATCAATGTATGATAAATGTAAACAAGTTCGATTCCGAGAATTCAGCCTTTAATTTACAACggttttaaaatctataaattataattttataatatttaagaagaGAAACTAATTCTAATCATCACAATATTATTTTTCGAATTCAGACATGCCAAAGCACAAACTAAGTGGGGCTCAGCGTcgaaaaaacagaaaaatggCGAGAAAGTGGTATTAAAGTCCAAGGAATTAATAAGCAAGTTTCTATGTTCAAAGAAAGCGAAAATAGGTGATGCAGAAAGTGAATCAGAATCTGAAGATGACAGCATACTGAATCAGAATCTGAAAATGACCGCAGAGATGAAGGCAGTTATCATTTGCTTACCGAAAATAAAGAAGACTCAATGGACCAAGGAGTTGAAGATACCCGCGATCTGGATCCTAAAAATGACAGTGacgataaaaataaagaaacggTTGAAGATCTTCCTATTCCTGCTGTATTGTCATTTCTTGATGTtggctttttaaaatttgaccaAACAACAAAGCAACCTATCATGCTGCAAAGTCTTAGAACTGAGATCATAGCTCGCGGATCTGATTTATTTCAAGACAAGAATGGACCTTTTGTTGCAAATTCAGGAGGACGTTCATTGAACTCGACGTGGTTCAAAAGACAACTTGCCAATGGTGATGACGTGGGTTGTTCGTGGTTGTTATATTCAACAGTTAAGGAAGCAGCTTATTGTTTCTGTTGTTTACTATTTCCAACATCCAGCTAAAGTTCACAATCTTTCTTTGAATCAGCTGGTGGATTCACTAACTGGAGACACACAGAACAAATAAAAGATCACGAGAACAGTCCATGTCACCGCAAATCATTTACTATATGGAAAGAAGTTGAACGAAGAATAATTTATAGAAAAGGAATAGATTCAGAACTCGAAACCCAAATTGAATCTGAAAAGCAACACTGGCGaaatatcttaaaaaagaattctttCTTGTATTAAAGTTCTTGCTTCTCAGAACATGGCTTTATGTGGTCATAGAGAAAAACTTAGTACTGCTGATAAAGGAGCCAATATTGGAAACTTTCTTGCCCTTTTGAAACTCCTTCCTGAGTATGACCTTCTCACTGCAAACCATCTACTGCATGCTAAAGAAAATCCAGGGTCCGTCTCTTATCTGTCGCCAGACATTCAAAATGAATTCATCAACCTACTTGCCTGTACTGTTAGAGATCTAAAACATCTATATTTTCTCATTCGACTATTCGATGGGAACAATTGAAAAATGCTGTTAAGATTACTGTTAAACGGGAAGCAGAAACCAGATGGAGTGAAAAAGCAGAAGCCCTCTTTGCTGAAGATGAAGTTGGCggaattttgaaaatgatattgAATTGTTTCCAACAAGAACTAACAACTCACTTTAGACGGTTAATGAtcttaatgaaaaatttgaattcTTGGGGCAACAACGTTTGGTTTGGCAATCCTTAATGTCAAAAGAGAAACTCTATAATCAACAGACTTTGACGACATAATAGATAAATTTGCTGCAGTTAAAGCTAGAAAgatcaaattataatttataaatagttattgatTATTGGATCTGATTGACTATCTGTCACTTTCAATGACTAATTCACATGAACCATAATGGATACGTAATTGGAAACATGAGTTAAATTGAGCTTGCATTATGATTAgcatttacacttttttttatcaaaattgtcATATACTTGGAAACATTGAGTACAAAGTATTCGTagattagtttatttattattgtttttaaggttCCGGTGCAAGGGTCTTAGtgatcttctttcggaaacctagttTACACTGTTATTAcgctttgtatatatatatttgtaaagtaattttaatagcttattttgatatatcacgactaacattgtaaagtgaaaaaaaaagaagatgattGTATAAAGCCACTGTTTATTCTCTTCAATAAAAAAGATGGTTCTATTAAGCTACTTTATTCCTGTAAACCTACcttattttcttcaataaaaaagataGCTAACTTTAAAAACGTGATATATTAGTCAATATTCTAACTAAAAAGTCCAAATTATTATCAGAAGTTATTTCTAAATCTGATCCTCAAAATATCAATCCACTAGGTCAAACAACCAAACAAATTATGTTCAACTATTTGATCCACTTGGAGAGTTTTTTGAGCGAGTCAGAGGGGCATTAACCTCTATTTAATACTGGTCTTATagattaattttatgaaaaagccaccaaaaatgatttaaattttgatagttTTAGAATGCGCACATAgactttcaaaatcaaaaataaaaactcatgaGAAATGATATAAGGTCTTAGGTCACCTTCAGGGTGCCCGTAATTCAAACtgagttattaattttatgaatcaatccttttttaaatgcggcatttaaaaaatttttaacatttattttttttcaagtctaaatttatgaaagttgCTTTCTTTATCCATGAATATaagaaaacttataaaaactacgtttattaagtataaaaataacaaagttttatagGCAACTTCCTAAACTCTTTAATTTTACGGAATTTTTAACAcgtgttattttattttatttctttcagaGCCGATGACATGGGATGGGACGAGGGAAATGCCCCCTCTTGCCcctactttttttctaaaaaacctttttttttaaaaaaaaaaagaaaattctagatatagaggacttttttaaaaaattgacaattgtGCCCCTTCACTTCGAAACCTGTATGTCGGCCCTGTTttttgaagaatattttttgccgttgaagaaatattaaaaactacataaatttaaaaataaaattaatggccggggcaagaagaagacattatTTTTGTCATATCAAAACTATGAAGtaagataaatatttacaaaaacattaacattaaaataagatCATTAATTAATAAGTAATTCCATAAATAagttagataaaacaaaaaacaaacaaaagacaaaaacaaaaaaaaaaaggaaagaaaaaaaaagaaccaaaatattaaaaaaaaagaaaatgcgattaatgaaaatgaataatatcagtaattatttaatttagttttcgAACTTATAGGGTCATTTGATTAAAGATTAGCTTAAATTAATTACattgttaaattaattacattgctaaattaattacattagttgatGTAGTGTTTtagatgattttattttgttaatctattttaaaaaaacacttaaaacaagataaatcaaTATCTGTGTGTATTAAACACCgctttgatttaattttaaactgacTTTAAAAGAAAGTGAAATATTCTTCTCGGCTACAATGTTTGGAAAACTTTTCACAAAAATGGCCCGCGATTCTGAATTGAATAAGAGctcagttttaaataagattttggtacaacaaatttttatgtttatggaATATCTTGTAGAATTCTCAGGATGTAtttcttcaaaataagttttactattttttggaGACAGTccacattttgttttatacatgaaCTAGTTCATGTCTAACAGCTGTTAAACTAGATGGATGTTAAGTTTGAGAATATTTAAGGCACCATTTCTACACAAAACCGGTTCAAGAGGAACAGCTTTACCAGCTCCAAATATAATTCTAACAGCATGTTTTTGCTCGCCGTACAATTTTCTAAACTTAGTGTGATTAGTACTTGCCCACATGATGTTGCAGTAAGTTAAATAACcatgtataaaagaaaaaattaaactttttaaggaCCTAAAACTTAAAGTTGGTTTTGCTCTATAGATCATACCaataatttttgagattttttttcaacgGAGTTTATATGCTGTATTTATATGAAGTTTGACTTTTAATGtcagttttattaatttggagAAAAATAAGAGGTACTTCTTTTGATTTGCTTTGGTTTGTAGAAAAggcaaaattttgttttctgaaCATTCTAAGGCATTTTGTTGCatataaaccattcatttactttatttagttcttaATTGACTACtttaaaaagtgtttcaatatttttatgagaataaaatagattagagtcatctgcaaataaaatacaatttaataagtttgatgttgaagataaatcattaatgtatattaattaatatttaattattctttttgtttcagAGAATTTTAAACACACAATATAAACCATGCATAACTTTTTTCTAAGTTTAGGCGTTGAcgcataaaattttattttaaattgtattttaaaagttgatcagcattaaagaaaaaaaatgtaaaatgtacaAATACAATAAGTTAGAGCTAAATATTAACGTTCAAACCACACTTATCGTTAAACTATGATTAATTGAAAATTCATGcaacattaaaatcacaaaatataaaacacggTTTCACCATAATTTAAATACCACCTCTGCAGCAGGTTTATATTCAGTAGAATGGCACACCTGCCAAAAGTCTCGTTGATCTTAAaagagtaaattaaaaataattcaatgtagataaaataaggtttaaaatgacactattaaaaattattacatttaattttaacaagatAAACTCAAAGTGCtatttcaattgattttatttgtcttttatttCTACTGATTTTAAGAAAAGTCTGTCAGTAGAGAAAAGTCTGTCAGTAGAACAAAGTCTGtcagtagaaaaaaaaaattggtttagatttattttttgttttttatttttaacatttaacttcgaaactttttgtttttaaaaagtttgttacttttattacctatattattttaataagactaaaataaaaaaaaaataaaaaattagaaattatgaaacttttactttaaaaactgcaGAATCAGTTTAAGTTGGCATTGTGGTTTTTAACCTGCGTAACTCTCAGGTTAAAAACCACGATGTCCAGGAGAGAGAAATATTTTCAGCCATTCAATTGATCTCTTTGACTATTTTGTCACTCTAAATAAGAACCTGCCTAATTTTGAGGAATTGCAACTTGAATTTTATGTAGGAAAATGTCTTTGCTAACAACCAGGCGTGCGAAATTCTTGCTccatttttgtcaaattttaccTAACGACCTGATTTTTTCCCGTAAGTTCACAATAATCTCTGCACCTGTCAatagtcttaatttaaataattttaaaatttagttaggaactgaaattttttttgtgtgaatattttaaagtattataaggtgtttttaaggttttttaaagtattttcattttattcttaCCTTACTATTTTCTAACCTTTTATGGTCTATCAGGTTTGATCAGCAAATTTTGGGCGCCATTAGAGCCAGCTTCTCCAACCAGGTGCCCTTGTCACTTTGATTATTAAATTGCAACAACACTGCCTCATTGTTTGCATTAACACTATACCAGCTCTAACTCGGAGATTTAAATAGTATATTCTCcgtttaacagttttatttacaGCTACAGTTACATGAAGCTCTCCGACATGGTGGCGAGGGGTTGGCAAAAATAATGGTCGGCCATGAAACTTAAACAAATCGCTTTTAAATAGCTAGTGCTTGGAGTGGGTGAACTGTATgaattcaaaagaatttagcaaatttttaattgctgtGTATTGAGCCTCAACGCCATTGTGTTTGAAAAtcacgtttttttaattttgtaacacatttttgcgtttttaaaataccaccagttaacaaatattataatactaaaaatacaCACAATCGGTTTAGATTAATAACCTTCATTATTTGTGATGACGTAAGTATATAGTTAGtgatataaaaactatatattcgGGCCCATCGTTTGAAAATGCGCCTAAAAACTCAGAAGACATAAAAAAGTTGAACTTTAAACAAGTGGTGCGAGTATAAATAgtcatccaaaataaaaaataaaatttttttaatgcggAAGCAATACTTAAGAAACATTTTGAAACACTCCgtgtattaaaatttgttcatgaaGATGAAAATGGGATGGGGTAGATAGCCTAGGGTTAGGAAATtactattgtaattgtaattgtaaaaattaaatacaattacacattacaatacaatattttattgtaatattacaaaagcaataaaaaaaatttattttggtattgtattgctgtgatgaaaaacaattacaataagtattgtattgttttttttataacaatacaataaaattCGAGAActattgtattttattgttttaatgaaataaaattgcaataactattgtattgttttgatgaaacaattacaataactattgtagtgtattactttacattaaagtagaaaagctaAGGTATTTTAACGTATTTATATTCATCTCTGACGaacttactattattttttctattttctatttacggatttgcaatatattgcaaattttattttttacatatttagattTCGCATCACCTATCTTGTTATGTATTTCTAAGCTCTAAATGGCCGCAAAATATTGCCTGTCTGATGATAGCcttactattttgaaaaataacactcataaattattttattcggCCCTTTTATTTTTTCCTCTTGACTTTAATGCTGCAAAGGAacttattcaatatttaaagttgCCCAATTTACCATTCTGGCACCCCTTTCCCTCCCATTATGGTTCAGTAAAGTAGCATCAAtcattaaatattagttgtaccCTATTTCAAGGGTACAAGGGTATATAGTCGGCAACTagactattaaaatatttattaaattttgacactaaaataattttttttattacaatagcaatatattgttattgtgtTACAAAGACGagttacaatacaatatttattgttattgtagtgggtcattacaatacatttttttttttcagatattgttattgttttataaagatgaatttcaatacaatatttattgttattatattacaGAATTACAATAGTTGTAAATCACAAGTATTGATATTGTTACTAAATTaagttaatacaataacaataattgttACTGTTCTTGTTTTCATTACAATTGCAATAGTCCGAACCCTAAGATAGCCTATATACTCAGAGAGGGGACACACGAAAAATGGCGGTCATAATTTTGTCAAATTAGCGCGTGACATAAATGAATTTAAGTAAAAACAGTTGTAAAACACAATATTTCAaacgaaaatttattttgaaaatttaaatattttacgttttttttgtgcagttttttaataaaattatttggtaacaaaaattcatttggcaaataaattaattcttaaaaaaaaaaacgtcaaaaaattactcgtaatttataaataacttaacaAAGGGTAGATCtgacaaaattttgtttaactttatttttttttttctaaaggctAAATATTCCaggtctaaattttttaaacctgtTTTCAAGCTTCGATTAAAATTTATAGGAATTAGGATAAAAGCTAAACTTATAATTAGTTCATTCAAAAGTGTTTACGATCTCATACAtccgttttttaaataaatttagtccataaattacgcgttgcgtaatttatggacttAATAGAAAATCAATCGACTTTCTccttagggatcgtccataaattacgcaaagctatattcaaaaaaaaaaaaaaaacagatgtaGGAGATCTTAAGCACTTTTACGCAGTGACTTATATTGGTTCACCATTCAAAATTAGGGCACACCATTCAAAAGTAGATcaccatttaaaattaaagtacaCCTCAAACTATTTTGTCGGCATAAAACGTCAGATCTTTTTTCCTGAGCCGTATTTTATCGATTGACGTTATCACGTTCTCAGATGTTAAAGTGTCTAACTAAGGAATaccatcattaaaataaatctaaattctttttatttgaataaaataaaaagaaatttaatacgCTGCGAGCGCGTGTACTCCGCAAGCGAGTATTTCAGCCAAAACTTGAGTTTTATGCTTATAACTCACtgtagaaataattttttaataaagttttgtttgaaTACCAAACTTTTAACCGAAAATCATGTTTGAAATTACAAGCacataattaaagtttaaaaacaaagctaaatcttattagaaaaaaatttattgcaactagaatttaaaaaaacaaacgaacacaaagatgaaacaaaaaaacttttaataaagcaaACTAAGCTTGATACCAAATATacgtaattattttaaacaaagattaatgTAGTTCTCggatttcgtttttttaattttttttttggttttaaattttaaatcttattttgaaaCGAATTTTTTAACGGAGtcgaaaaagtttataaaaaatctctataaacatttttgtatatatttttctaacGACAATTTTTTGGAGAAGTGACGTAAATATAGTATTTACCATGATGAGAGCACAAAATATAAGACTAACTATTGTTtgattatatatgaatatatatataggctaccatttaaatatataaataaatgatatgtaaagttgttaaaaagaaaaaaatatttgatttttaaagtgaaaaatttgagtttaaatatcaaaacaacATATGTTGTTTcgatattatataatttaagtattaaaacaacaacaaaaattaataaaaagcacattatatatatatatatataaatatatatatatatatatatatatatatatatatatatatatatatatatatatatatacatatatatatatatacatatatatatatatatatatattatagtcaTAAATGAAACCAAGCACAacgaataacaaaaaaataacaaaaacttatttaggaATAGTTATgaatttctttttgtatttttgtattttttgcttgCCTTAATTTATTTCCTTTTACTTTTTGTCTGCAAGGGTTCGATCTTTGTAGTATTCTTGTAATTTTATGAGGGCGTCAGCAAGTTGAGACTCTAGGtgacataataaaatacaataatgaTTTTACCATTGTAGCGTCATCATTGAGGATAGCAACGTTTAACTACCACAAATAACATTTTCCCCTGTTTCCCATTTTTTCCCCTGTGATCTATGATAGTTTCCATTGAGCttaattactttataaaaaatagaaaatacaaatttaatttttttgacaaaatcttATTATAAGCGCTCagttaataaacaaacaatGTTGTTGACAATGCAAATTTTTTGATCTAACAAGGTAAAAAATGCATCTTCGCTTGTCCTAGACTCCATtcaactatttttcttttattaatcacaatttatttttgaaaaaatgcaattttgtttgttatattgACGCCTTTTGCATTAAGCTTTGTCTCTTTGGTAGAGTTTGCTTTTGCTAATGATTTGTGCTccaaaacaaagtttactttTGCTGTAGGTTTTTTGTCTGTGACAGAGATCACATTCTTCAGCGCCGGTTTTTTCTCTtggaaaaacagtttttttgaatgttgctgattattgtcattttttacgtcaaaaattttgcaagaatctattttgcttatttttaagttttggaCATTTTCTGGAATTTGAGAAATGTTAGTTTGATTCAACGTAATAAGATTTTGTTCAGATTTCTCATTATTGGGATATTGGTCTGATTTACCTTTTGTTTGTAATACTGGTGAGGTTTCTTTTATTATGGTTGAGTTTTCGAAGCCTTTTTTATTTGGTAATGGCTCcgctttttttattgaatcagaTTTTGAAGCATTATCAATCTTTAATTTAGCTgtaacttcatttttttcaaactgtaGGTAACCTTGATCCTGAATCTGAGCTTTTGAAGTTTCTTCATTCGATCTTccgtctttatttttttttatagcaagtTTTAGTTCATCGTCGTCTTCTTGAATTGACTCGCAGTCGCTCGTTGAAAGTCGTTTAGTACGATGTTTTTGCTGTATTTCGGCAGTTAAcataaaattctcttttttatcaatatttcttcGTAGCATTCTTTCCTCTTTGGTTACTATTTTAACACAATCATCTATATTAACGCTTGaagaaaaacaaagtttttctaTACTACTTTTGGGTGTAATTTCCGTTTCTggtattattgttttttcaacTTCCATTTTTTCTACATTGCCTACTTCCATTTCGATttgacttttttcaaatttatcacATTTTAATTCATCACAGTTTACGcagttgttaatgttgttgttattggtaTCTGTGGATCTATAAGTAGTATTACAATAAATATCCGAATGGTATCCTGACACATCTTGTAAAACACTACAAGGTGATACATCATCaattttttcgctttttttatGTGATTGAGAACAAGAGGTTTGCAAATCagaatttaaatcttttttgacaAGATTTGAAATTCTGTTAAATGTTAACTCTGTTTCAATACTATCATCTGGGTCAGAGTCAGTACATTCTTGATTATcgaaatttgatttaattatcgAATAAAACCTGCCGGCTGCTTTTACGGTGTTGAAAATTCtctagaaattttattaatatctatattaatagtatattgaaatatttattaatagccaaaagtacaaatattagctcaaaactaatataaacattcaaaaattataaaatataaaaaataaaatgtaaatcctgtaaaataaaaattttcaccTGCCATCTTCGACggttcaaaaattgatttaagttttctttattgTCCAAAACCAGTTGTAAACCTTttagctaaaattaaaaaaatagttgtaaaaaaacacAGTTCTATTTACAGTTAAGAAAATTTCAGTCAGCATATTGTTTTAGATATATATGCTGACTGAAATTATTACATAAGATAAATTACATAGGATGCTAAACAGTTAATAGGTAATTATTATACTAATTGTTTAGTATATAACTGccataattctaaaaaaatatatatttttagattaggttttttttagaattgtggCATATactaaacaacaatatatactaaataattaGTATACTAATTACCTACTAATTGTTTAGTATGCTATGTAATTAGTAATTTTCTTAGTAAACATTTGTTCACaagcatatttaaaaactctataTAAATCTCACTGAAAATTTCATAGGTCCTAGAAAACGGTCAGGTTACTAAACAGGCtggttgtttactttttttcttaccTAATATCTGATAAAGGTAAAtcataaaatacttaatataaataCTACCATAAAAGTGAAACCAATTGAGTTTAGTTTgtcattaaattaattttgagtttaaaaacgGAAAAGCTTCATTGTCATGCCATTATTGCaactgatgttttaaaaatacatattttaaaatgttcttgaATACCCTTAAGAGTATTCAAGAAAATGTTCTTGAATA includes:
- the LOC100205519 gene encoding probable myosin light chain kinase DDB_G0271550 isoform X2, whose protein sequence is MTIDKKLERVAKEIISYDEKYEILEELGKGSFGSVSKCRNKETRVLVAAKFIRKTAKSKVEFENEVNVMRKLNHKYLIKLYDAFETRRQLIIVMELVSGQELFQKCAQEEVQLTEYQVARYMRQILEGVNHMHEKNIVHLDLKPENILCSGIMDEDEIKIIDFGFSRELKSEEQNKVICGTAEFIAPEVISFNPITLKTDMWSIGVITYVLISGISPFLGGNDNETFDNVTIGDYSYNVEDNIFDTISEEAKNFIDCCLQYKPCHRISVEEALNHKWLNKLKGLQLVLDNKENLNQFLNRRRWQRIFNTVKAAGRFYSIIKSNFDNQECTDSDPDDSIETELTFNRISNLVKKDLNSDLQTSCSQSHKKSEKIDDVSPCSVLQDVSGYHSDIYCNTTYRSTDTNNNNINNCVNCDELKCDKFEKSQIEMEVGNVEKMEVEKTIIPETEITPKSSIEKLCFSSSVNIDDCVKIVTKEERMLRRNIDKKENFMLTAEIQQKHRTKRLSTSDCESIQEDDDELKLAIKKNKDGRSNEETSKAQIQDQGYLQFEKNEVTAKLKIDNASKSDSIKKAEPLPNKKGFENSTIIKETSPVLQTKGKSDQYPNNEKSEQNLITLNQTNISQIPENVQNLKISKIDSCKIFDVKNDNNQQHSKKLFFQEKKPALKNVISVTDKKPTAKVNFVLEHKSLAKANSTKETKLNAKGVNITNKIAFFQK